In one Campylobacter insulaenigrae NCTC 12927 genomic region, the following are encoded:
- a CDS encoding DMT family transporter, translating into MLRIIKKNLGIYFMIIASIEFSFVGASAKILSEEMSSIEIMFFRNIIGTFFMIYILKKIKFHKSGGHFGLLVFRGVIGTISLYLFFYNVSNISLGGAFAFQKTAPIFIALIAFFFFKEELSIRMCAGILIAFIGVLFVCQPFADEINHSGFDLKNSVLGILSGFCAALALTSVRELKKFYPAPFIALSFVLIGTLMPLSSMIVGSFYENKELDFLIAPFIMPSFKAWFFIILMGVFGALYQIHITKAYGVAKKVGIIAGIGYIDVVFTLFLGILLGDDFPSALVFVGIIGIVMGGIILVSKQTQGNKSGK; encoded by the coding sequence ATGTTAAGAATAATTAAAAAAAATTTAGGTATTTATTTTATGATTATTGCTTCAATTGAATTTTCTTTCGTTGGAGCTAGTGCAAAAATTTTAAGTGAAGAAATGTCATCTATTGAAATAATGTTTTTTAGAAATATTATTGGAACTTTTTTTATGATTTATATATTGAAAAAAATAAAATTTCATAAAAGCGGTGGGCATTTTGGCTTGTTGGTTTTTAGAGGAGTTATAGGCACGATATCTTTATATCTTTTCTTTTACAATGTTTCTAATATTTCTTTAGGTGGAGCTTTTGCATTTCAAAAAACTGCACCTATTTTTATAGCGTTAATCGCTTTTTTCTTTTTCAAAGAAGAATTAAGTATTAGAATGTGTGCTGGAATTTTAATAGCTTTTATAGGAGTACTTTTTGTATGTCAACCTTTTGCTGATGAAATAAATCATTCTGGATTTGACTTAAAAAATAGCGTTTTGGGAATTTTAAGCGGATTTTGCGCAGCATTAGCATTAACTAGTGTTAGAGAGCTTAAAAAATTTTATCCCGCGCCATTTATAGCATTATCTTTTGTGCTTATTGGCACCTTGATGCCTTTATCTTCGATGATTGTGGGTTCTTTTTATGAAAATAAAGAATTAGATTTTTTAATCGCCCCTTTTATTATGCCTAGTTTTAAAGCGTGGTTTTTTATTATATTGATGGGAGTTTTTGGAGCTTTGTATCAAATTCATATTACAAAAGCTTATGGTGTAGCAAAAAAAGTAGGAATTATCGCTGGTATTGGCTATATAGATGTAGTTTTTACATTATTTTTAGGAATTTTATTAGGAGATGATTTTCCTAGTGCTTTAGTGTTTGTTGGAATTATTGGTATAGTTATGGGCGGCATAATTTTAGTGAGTAAGCAAACTCAAGGAAATAAAAGTGGAAAATAA
- a CDS encoding uracil-xanthine permease family protein: MENKIELIYGLEDKPPFFKAFFTALVHLMAMFVAVITPALLICKGLGVDSENTARIICMSLFASGIASLLQIKTWGPIGSGLLSIQGTSFNFVSPLILGGLVLKNNGLSQEAMLAAIFGTLMLCSITEMIISQILPFVRKIVSPLVSGIVVMIIGLTLINVGLISAGGGFGAKANGEFGSLHNLLLAGIVILCIIILNRFNNAYIRISSLFIAMIIGLLVAMTFENFSFNLNENLPIIFLPNPIHYGLSVDYNLILPLILVFMVTSLETIGDISATSEVSNQPIKGEMYAKRLKGGVLANGVNSFISAFFNTFPNSCFGQNNGVIALTGVASRYVGFIVAFMLMLLGLFPIVADVTLQIPEPILGGATLVMFGTIAATGVRIISKENLNRRSIIIIAMSLGMGLGVSNNPDILNFTPMWFKTLFSSGIATGAITAMILNFVFPLEENQRKMK; this comes from the coding sequence GTGGAAAATAAAATAGAATTAATTTATGGTTTAGAAGATAAACCTCCTTTTTTTAAAGCTTTTTTTACTGCCTTAGTGCATTTGATGGCTATGTTTGTTGCGGTAATTACCCCTGCTTTGTTAATTTGTAAAGGACTTGGTGTTGATAGTGAAAATACGGCAAGAATTATCTGTATGTCTTTGTTTGCTTCAGGCATTGCTTCTCTTTTGCAAATTAAAACTTGGGGGCCTATAGGTAGTGGTCTTTTGTCTATACAAGGAACAAGTTTTAATTTTGTTTCACCTCTTATTTTAGGTGGACTTGTGTTGAAAAATAATGGACTAAGTCAAGAAGCAATGTTGGCTGCTATATTTGGCACTTTAATGCTTTGCTCAATTACTGAGATGATTATTTCACAAATTTTACCTTTTGTAAGGAAAATTGTATCACCTTTGGTTTCTGGCATAGTGGTAATGATTATAGGATTAACTTTAATTAATGTAGGTTTAATTAGTGCAGGTGGTGGTTTTGGTGCTAAAGCAAATGGAGAATTTGGATCACTGCATAATTTATTATTAGCTGGAATTGTTATTTTGTGTATTATTATTTTAAATCGTTTTAATAATGCTTATATTAGAATTTCATCTCTATTTATAGCTATGATTATTGGACTTTTGGTAGCGATGACTTTTGAAAATTTTAGTTTTAATTTAAATGAAAATTTACCTATAATATTTTTACCAAATCCTATTCACTATGGCTTAAGTGTTGATTATAACTTAATTTTGCCTCTAATTTTAGTTTTTATGGTAACTTCATTAGAAACAATTGGGGATATTAGTGCTACAAGCGAGGTATCAAATCAGCCTATTAAAGGTGAAATGTACGCAAAAAGACTTAAGGGCGGTGTTTTAGCTAATGGTGTAAATTCTTTTATTTCTGCTTTTTTTAATACTTTTCCAAATTCATGTTTTGGACAAAACAATGGAGTTATAGCTTTAACTGGAGTTGCAAGCCGCTATGTTGGTTTTATTGTCGCTTTTATGTTGATGTTATTAGGTTTGTTTCCAATTGTGGCAGATGTTACTTTGCAAATTCCAGAACCCATCTTAGGAGGAGCCACTTTAGTGATGTTTGGAACTATAGCTGCAACTGGAGTGAGAATTATTTCTAAGGAGAATTTAAATCGGCGTTCTATTATTATAATTGCAATGAGTTTAGGAATGGGATTAGGGGTTTCTAATAATCCTGATATTTTAAATTTTACCCCTATGTGGTTTAAAACTTTGTTTTCTTCTGGGATAGCTACTGGTGCAATTACGGCCATGATTTTAAATTTTGTTTTCCCGCTTGAAGAAAATCAAAGGAAAATGAAGTAA
- the kdsA gene encoding 3-deoxy-8-phosphooctulonate synthase, producing the protein MQKMILLAGPCVIESEELVFKVAQELEYFLKDDRIDFYFKSSFDKANRTSINSFRGPGIDKGLEILQKVKDKFGMQILTDIHESFQASVATEVVDALQIPAFLCRQTDLLVAAAKTKAKINIKKGQFLNPDDIKYSVSKVLQTRGINEEGYDVAKHNGIFVAERGSSFGYGNLVVDMRSLVIMKKYAPVIFDATHSVQMPGANGGSSGGKSEFVEPLARAAAAVGVDGFFFETHLNPCEALCDGPNMLDISRLKKCVDTLLKIQELI; encoded by the coding sequence ATGCAAAAAATGATATTACTTGCTGGCCCTTGTGTGATAGAGAGTGAAGAGCTTGTTTTTAAAGTAGCACAAGAGCTAGAATATTTTTTAAAAGATGATAGGATCGATTTTTATTTTAAATCAAGTTTTGATAAGGCAAATAGAACTAGTATAAATAGTTTTAGAGGTCCTGGTATAGATAAAGGTTTGGAGATCTTGCAAAAAGTTAAAGATAAATTTGGTATGCAAATTTTAACTGATATTCATGAAAGTTTTCAAGCTAGTGTTGCAACTGAGGTTGTTGATGCTTTGCAAATACCTGCATTTTTGTGTAGACAGACAGATTTATTAGTTGCTGCAGCAAAGACTAAAGCTAAGATTAATATAAAAAAAGGACAATTTTTAAATCCTGATGACATTAAATATAGCGTTAGTAAGGTTTTACAAACTAGAGGTATAAATGAAGAAGGATATGATGTAGCTAAACATAATGGAATTTTTGTGGCTGAGCGTGGTTCAAGTTTTGGTTATGGAAATTTAGTTGTAGATATGAGAAGTTTAGTTATAATGAAAAAATATGCTCCTGTAATTTTCGATGCAACTCATAGTGTGCAAATGCCTGGAGCAAATGGCGGGAGTAGTGGTGGAAAAAGTGAATTTGTCGAACCTTTAGCAAGAGCTGCAGCTGCAGTTGGAGTGGATGGCTTTTTCTTTGAAACTCATTTAAATCCTTGCGAAGCTTTATGTGATGGACCAAATATGCTTGATATATCAAGACTTAAAAAGTGTGTGGATACGCTTTTAAAAATTCAAGAACTTATTTAA
- the ribE gene encoding 6,7-dimethyl-8-ribityllumazine synthase has translation MKIIEGNLNLRGDENIAIINARFNHIITDRLVEGAKDAFIRHGGKEENLNLVLVPGAFEIPFALKQILESKKFDGVCCLGAVIRGSTPHFDYVAAETTKGIANVSLNANIPVSFGVLTTDTIEQAIERAGSKAGNKGFEAMLTIIEMLNLINKIKV, from the coding sequence ATGAAAATCATAGAAGGAAATTTGAATTTAAGAGGTGATGAAAATATAGCAATTATTAATGCTAGATTTAATCATATTATAACAGATCGTTTAGTCGAAGGTGCAAAAGACGCTTTTATTCGACACGGAGGAAAAGAAGAAAATTTGAATTTAGTATTAGTTCCTGGAGCTTTTGAAATACCTTTTGCTTTAAAGCAAATTTTAGAAAGTAAAAAATTTGATGGCGTGTGTTGCTTGGGTGCGGTTATAAGAGGAAGTACACCACATTTTGATTATGTAGCAGCTGAAACTACTAAAGGTATTGCAAATGTAAGTTTAAATGCAAATATACCGGTTAGTTTTGGAGTTTTGACCACAGATACTATTGAGCAAGCTATTGAAAGAGCGGGAAGTAAAGCAGGAAATAAAGGTTTTGAAGCAATGCTTACAATAATAGAAATGTTAAATTTGATTAATAAAATCAAGGTTTGA
- the nusB gene encoding transcription antitermination factor NusB, with amino-acid sequence MATRHQVRQSIVSLLYAAELNQENQDFIDEFLNEKKIRNDQRKFTLELYQGVKEKLENLDEKINDCLKEHKLDGVANIEKAILRLGAYEILFTSTQKAIIINEAIELAKEMAGDNAPKFINGVLDKIDKETK; translated from the coding sequence ATGGCTACAAGACATCAAGTAAGACAAAGTATAGTTTCGCTTTTGTATGCTGCTGAATTAAATCAGGAAAATCAAGATTTTATTGATGAATTTTTGAATGAGAAAAAAATTCGTAACGATCAAAGAAAATTTACTCTTGAGTTGTATCAAGGAGTTAAAGAAAAATTAGAAAATTTAGATGAGAAAATCAATGATTGTCTAAAAGAGCATAAGCTTGATGGTGTAGCAAATATTGAAAAGGCAATTTTACGTTTGGGCGCTTATGAAATTTTATTTACTTCAACACAAAAAGCTATTATTATAAATGAAGCAATTGAACTTGCAAAAGAAATGGCAGGAGATAATGCACCTAAGTTTATAAATGGAGTTTTAGATAAAATTGATAAGGAGACCAAATGA